The Methanocella sp. genome segment AAATGCCTCCGGCGCAGCCCGTCAGCGAAGGCACGCTTTCGGGCTCGACAGCGATGAAGCGGGCGTCGTTCTTGCCCTTCATCTTATCGTAGATGAACGGGAACGTGAAGCCGGCGAAGTTACTGCCGCCGCCAACGCAAGCGATCATCTTATCGGGCTTCTCGTCGATCTTCTCGAGCTGCACACGTACTTCCTGGCCGATAACGGTCTGGTGTAGCATGACGTGGTTCAGCACGCTGCCCAGCGAATACTTCGCATTCGGCAAGCCCACTGCCGTTTCTATGGCCTCGCTGATGGCGATGCCCAGGCTGCCGGGGCAATCAGGGTCGGCGGCCTGTGTCTTTCGGCCGAACTCCGTCTTATCGCTGGGCGAGGGGTACACGTCGGCGCCGTAGAGCTTCATGACGTATTTGCGGTAAGGCTTCTGGTCATAGGACGACCGGACCATGAACACGGTGCATTTCATGCCGAAGTAGGCCGTGGCCAGGCTCAATGCAGAGCCCCACTGGCCCGCGCCGGTCTCGGTGGTCAGGTGGTCGATGCCCTCGGCGAAATTATAATAGGCCTGGGCTATGGCGGTATTGGGCTTATGGGAACCCACTGGTGATAGGTCTTCCCGCTTGTAATAGATGCGGGCCGGGGTCCTCAGGGCTTTTTCCAGCCGCCGGGCCCTGTATAGAGGCGATGGCCGGCCGAGCTGGGCCAGAGCCGACCGGATCTCGTCCGGTATACGGATGAAGCGCTCGGTAGAAAGCTCCTGCTTGATCAGGCCTTTAGGGAATATGGCTTCCCAGTCGGAAGGCTTCAAAGTCTCTTTAGTGCCGGGATTCAGGGCGGGCGGCAGCCCGCCGGGAATGTCGGCGACCATGTTGTACCACTTTTTGGGTATTTCATCGACGTCCAGCGTAACCTTAATCGTTTCCCGGGCCTTCGGCCTGCTGATGACTTTACCGACCATATGTTCACCCATTAAATGTCAATAAATTGTACACTTGTCTATCTTTCAGTACAACAATAAGCTATGTTGTATAATTATGTACATATCGAAGAATAATAAAAAGCTTTCGCTCGATAAATGGGGCGCTCGATATATTAGGGGTATAAAATAGATAAAAGAGTATTACACTCTGGCCCGGTCAGAGCCACTCTTCCAGCGTATATGCTATTTTAGCGCTGGTAATAGTACATAGCAGGTCGTCGCCGATATAGCACTCCTCTTCTGGGGAGCTTAACTGAATATGTGCGGTCATATCCTTGAAGTTGAATGTTACACGGATCTCGTTGCCGGCGTCCGTGGCCGCGAAATAGCTTATCAGCCGGCGGCCGTCCAAAAAGGCCTCTTCCTCGTCCCACTCCTCGTAGGGCGGGGCCAGCTCGTCGTTCTTCGCGAGCATGGCATAAGCGGCGTTCAGGACGATATCCAGCGATTCCTCTGAGATGACGTTCCCGTCAAGCCTGTATGCCCTGGTCGCACTATCAACTATCTTCATTGATAATAGGTGGCATGGTATAAGTATAAATATATTTTGATATCAGCTATAAAATTTATACTTTTTATGCCAAAAAATTCCAGATTGTTACTTTTTTACGTCATAAGACCGTGACATGCAGGTCATATTTCGACAGGCATATGCCGGTCTTGTCGATCGCGTCGAAGAACGCATCGATGACGTCCTTCGGCCCGTGGCAGGCCGCGCCCTCGGACTCGTAGTCGAACATGAACCGCTTGGGATAGAGTACGGAAGACTGGTCGAAACTCGTCTCCAGGTCATAGCAGCGCTTGCCGAGCGAGTCCATCATTATTTTTTTAATGTCGTAGACGTGTTTTTCAAATTCCATCGTCCCCGGAAGGTCATTCCGATCCTTCGGCTTGATGGTGAATAAGGCTTTCATACAGCTTTTCTCCTGGTAATAAAGATTATATTGGCTTTGCCCGATATAATGCTTTCCTGTGGGCTGCATGGATGGCTTTATAATGCCGGTCAACAATTACCTATTATGGAATCTCCTTACCGGGCGGTCGTCGAGCTACTGGATCCCTATATTGTCGAAGCCTCGGGCGTGAATGTGTTCCTCTATCCCGGCACGAAGGACGAATTCGTGGATAACCTTATAAACGAGGGTGTCGTCGAGTGCATTCCCCGGTTTGCCCTGCGGTTTAAGGAACATACGATCGACCTGGACCTGCTATATTACATCATCGACGTGATTAAGACCTGCGACGGGGGCGTCATCTTTTTTAGCCCGGAAAGCCGTGTCCTGGACCTAAAGAAGATACGCCGGCCTTCCGACCGGCTTGATGACCTTTTTACGGATAACGCGCCGGGATACTGGAAGCCGCCGGAATAATCGGTTTAGAGTGCCTTAACGAGCTCTAATAGGATAATTATACAACACAGCAAAAATTGGCCATGATGGGGGCGGGCTTTCGGCCCGCCCAATTTCTTACACAGCCATTGGGATTGGATACTAAATATAATTAAGCGTTTTTTTGAAAAGCGCTTACATAATATATTCTCACGGTCGAATAATTAAAGTTTTCTATGTTTTTGCCTGGTTAATAAGGCCTTTCTCAGCAATTAATTGCCTTTCCGGTATTTCGCAGGCTGGATGGACAATAGTGAAATAAGCAATAATTAGGCTTATTTTTAAAAAATAAGCTCATATAGCTACGATTTTATTCGTAGCTTAAATAAATCTTAAATAGATACCCTCCATAGATTATAGCAGGTGATCGGTTTTATGGGATACAAAAAAGGGCTTCTATTCGGCCTGGGAGCGATCGCGGCCCTGGCCATCATACTGGCGATCATGGGCAGCGCCTCGGCCGACGATACGCCTCTCGCGGCCAGTAAGGATAAGACGGTCTCCGTCACGGGCACCGGTTCCGTCTATGCCACTCCGGACATCGCGAAGTTCAGCACGGGCGTCGTTACCGAGGCGGACACGTCCGCGGACGCGATGCAAAAGAACGCGCAGCTCATGGATTCGGTCGTGAGCGCGATCAAAAGGGCGGGCATTCCCGATAAGGACATCAGGACCGGGCGCATTTCGCTGGAGCCGGTCTATAATTATTATTCTCAGCCCTCGGGGTCAACGGAAAAGCCTAAGATCGTCGGCTACAGTGCGACGAATACCGTGACGGTGACCATCCGGGACCTGTCGAAGGTGGGCGCGACCATCGATGCCGCGACGAACGCGGGCGCGAACAAGGTGAACGGCGTGTCCTTCGAGCTTTCGGACGAGCTGGCCTCCAGCGTGTATAAACAGGCCCTGACAAAGGCCGTCGCGGATGGCGTCGATAAGGCGAAGACCATCGGCGATGCCGCAGGCACGGGCTCGCTGGCGCTGAAGTCGATAACCGAGTCGGGCACATACTATCCGCAGCCCGTCTACATGGACTTTGCCGCATCGGGCGACGTGAAGGCGGCCGCAGTGCCCACGCCCGTCTCGCCTGGCGAGCAGAAGATCCAGGCCACCGTCACGATGGTCTACACGTTCGTGTAGCCTGGCCATTTTTTTTTATTTTCTCGCGTTTTTTTTGATTATTAGCTTTGTCTATTAAGCGTTCTCGCTTTTCTCCTAAGCCGTCTTTGAGCGTCCCCAACTATAGGGGCACTCCAAGAAGGCATACCGGGTAACTGCAAGAAAGATTATTATAAATCTAAAAAACACGTAAGTGGCTTTTTTATAAGGCTTTTCTACAGTCATAAGGAGGTATACGAACGCCAGTGTAAGGGCTATTACCACGACGGATATGCCGACTTATATTTGCTCCTCGAAACTGGCTTATTTTTTCGTCCTTACGACCAGGACGTTACAGGGTGCGCTCTTGACGATCTCGTCCGCCGTGCTCCCGAGCAATTGTTTGTAATATGAAGGCCGCTCTGTCGCCCCGATAATGACGAGGTCGTAGCCGTCTTTGGCGGCATCGATGATGCTGTCGACGACGCTACCGCTCATGAAGATGGCGGAATGCTCCACGCCCGAGCCTTCGGCCATCCTGTTCACGTTATCGAGTATGGCCTCAGCGTTCGTTTTCTCGGACTTTTTTCCCACGTACATCGAGGTGACAATACCTTTAAACTTCTTTTGCAGGTTTAATGCGATGTCCAGGGCCCGGGTCGAATGCTGGAATCCCGTCGTAGGGACAAGGATCTTCCGGTACTTGAGCTGGGCCAGGTCGCCCGTATAGCTGAAGACGGCCACGTCGCATGGCGACTCTCTCAGGACGTTGTCAACGACGTTGCCGAACAACACCTTCTGAGTCATGGTACGCTGGCTCGAGCCCATGACGATGAGGTCGCACTTCTTTAGCTGTGCCATCTGGACGATCGCGTCGACGATGGAACGGGTCGTGATGGCCTCGGCGGTCGCCTTAACGCTGTAGCTTTTTGCCTTTTCGACGGCGCTCATGAGC includes the following:
- a CDS encoding TrpB-like pyridoxal phosphate-dependent enzyme, which translates into the protein MVGKVISRPKARETIKVTLDVDEIPKKWYNMVADIPGGLPPALNPGTKETLKPSDWEAIFPKGLIKQELSTERFIRIPDEIRSALAQLGRPSPLYRARRLEKALRTPARIYYKREDLSPVGSHKPNTAIAQAYYNFAEGIDHLTTETGAGQWGSALSLATAYFGMKCTVFMVRSSYDQKPYRKYVMKLYGADVYPSPSDKTEFGRKTQAADPDCPGSLGIAISEAIETAVGLPNAKYSLGSVLNHVMLHQTVIGQEVRVQLEKIDEKPDKMIACVGGGSNFAGFTFPFIYDKMKGKNDARFIAVEPESVPSLTGCAGGISRYEYDFGDTAGMTPLLKMHTLGHDFMPDPIHAGGLRYHGMAPTVSALYDQGLIEAEALSQDETFAAGQLFTRTEGIIAAPESCHAIASAIRHAQACKRENEEEVIVFNLSGHGLLDLQSYATMLGM
- a CDS encoding SIMPL domain-containing protein gives rise to the protein MGYKKGLLFGLGAIAALAIILAIMGSASADDTPLAASKDKTVSVTGTGSVYATPDIAKFSTGVVTEADTSADAMQKNAQLMDSVVSAIKRAGIPDKDIRTGRISLEPVYNYYSQPSGSTEKPKIVGYSATNTVTVTIRDLSKVGATIDAATNAGANKVNGVSFELSDELASSVYKQALTKAVADGVDKAKTIGDAAGTGSLALKSITESGTYYPQPVYMDFAASGDVKAAAVPTPVSPGEQKIQATVTMVYTFV